The Cyprinus carpio isolate SPL01 chromosome A10, ASM1834038v1, whole genome shotgun sequence nucleotide sequence TTCAAATAAtcagacatgctaaaacagaatttagtaacaataaaaaatatggtaagaaTTGGaaatttcatagggccttaaacataatttttgttaaacttttgataaattgatgtaaaaatgcatgtttcatgattttaattaattagacatgctttttgattaatagaattagagaaaaatttaaagggaaaaaaactgaatccagaaaaattaaaacggaaaaaacttaatttggaaaaaaataaaacagatttcataggtcCCTTAGAAGGCAACTAATTGCATTCAGCGGAACTCTATTGTATTCCTTGACTGGGCAGTCTTGATTGAAACTCATTCAACCTCCTGGGAGAGAAAGATTGCAGAAAGACTAAAAACTTAGAATATGGTCACTATTAAGGTATTTCTCACATTATCTAACAGCAATTACAGtgtaactgtctattatctagcgataaacattaattaatgtgtTGAAATGTCAAAAAAGTGTAATTTCTTTAACATTCTAGAGAGTGTGCTTGATAACCCTTTTATTATAGCAGTGTCTGTCAGCAAACATAAAGCATAAAACAAAGCATTCTTCAGAACAATTTTTCcccaaaacatattatattgtgatGTGCATGGAAAAATGTAATAACAGAAAAGTTGCCTTTAAAatcttgtattttctttttatcttttcttttttttttcttttttttttaaataattacagtcTGATGGCTGAACAGAAATCAATCCCAATATGGCAGTATTTCTCTCAGCCAACATCAGGGAAGGCCAAGTGCAATATCTGCCAAAAATTGCTGATCATgggagcagaaaaaaagaaagactaaaAATACCACAAACATGTGGAATCATCTGAAAGCCCACCACCTCCAAGCTTATAAAGACGCACAGAAGGAGAAACAAGATGCAGCTGCTATTGCAGCCAACTTCCTTTAGCCCACTGTAGTACAGATGTTTGATTCTCAAAGGAAATGGCAAAATACTGATCCCCGGTCCAAAACAATTGATACCCTTATCACAGAAATGATTGCAACAGACAACCTGCTCTTTACAGTTGTTTCAGATATTGGCTTCCAGCGTTTGCTgacagcaaaagaaccaaaataTACCATCAAAAGTGAAAAATACTACAGCACAGACATGTTGGACAGTTTGTACAAAAAGGTTTAAAAGCGAATTAAGACACTAATTGCATCAGAAAATTCTGGCCACTATTTGTCCTTCACCACAGACTCTTGGTCTGGAGAAGCTGAATCATTAATGAGCCTAACATGTCAtgtaagaaggatggttctctgcgaccttgtattgactaccgagagctgaacaacattacgataaagaacacctatccattaccactcatgtcttcagcttttgagaggttacagggagcatccgtattcacaaaattggatttacgtaatgcttatcatttggtccgcatcaggaatggaaaaccgcctttaatacccctagagggcactttgaatacttggtgatgccgttcgggctctccaactcgccaggggttttccaagcactcgttaatgacttgttgagagatatggtagatcagtttatatatgtttacctggatgacatactgattttttcttcatctctccaggaacacgttcaacacgtcagacgagtgctccagagattacttgagaatggtctttttgtcaaggtggagaaatgcgtattccatgcacagtctgttcccttcctagggtatatcgtctcgtccgagggaaatacgtatggaccctgacaaggttaaggctgtgatagattggccatctCCAGATTCCCATAAGTCCCTACAGCGgttttctggggttcgccaatttctatctgcgttttattcgcaatttcagccaactagcctcacCCTCTGACGGCCTTGAGCTCTCCCAgtactccgttcaggtggtcGCACGCAGCTGAGACTGCGTTCACTAACCTCAAaagccgcttcgtttcggctcccatccttGTGGCCCCTGACCCCACacggcagttcgtggtggaggtcgacacatcagaggtgggggtaggagcagtgttgtcccaacgtgcTGCCTCGGACGATAAGGTACATCCTTGCGCGTTTTTTCCCCATCGTTTATCTCCTGCTGAAcgcaattatgacattggtaacagggagttgttggccgtcaaattagctTTAGAGGAGTGGCGTTACTGGCTGGAAGGCTTAGGGGTACCTTTCATtgtttggaccgatcataagaatttagaatacattagaactgccaaaagactcaattccaggcaggctcggtgggcacttttttacatgaattaaaaacaaCGATATTAACAGAAACATGGATagaaaacataagaaaacatagagaaaaaaaaaaaaaaattatatatatatatatatatatatatatatatatatatatattatacataaataaatacataaaatatgaattactCTATTAGTGTTTCAATAagattaaactgtatttttaacaaaacactaaaaacaaaaaaaagtttaaacttttTAGGAAGAGCTCCAGCAAAACTCACTTTTCCCCAGCCAGCTTACTGTGAACTGAAGGAAAGCAACCGGAATCTAATTCTTAAAGGGGCCACGTACTATATTTAACAATTAcaacaaacactgaaaaatgaaCATATGTATAAAAACAGCTCAAATAACATCTCAATTAAAATAAGTCAATATTAAAAGAATAATTGCCAAAGGataaaaaattatcatataaatataaaatgactgATAACTAAGGGAGAGATTTTGGGtgaaatcaataaattaatataacacctgttacacatgcatgtattcacacacacacacacacacacacacacacacacacacacacacacacacgcacacacacacacacagagagagagagtcttttCTCAGTTTAACCAGTAGAGGCTGAATtgttggacattgtatgcatttATGACTTCAAATTTagatgtttatgctaataacacAGATTATCAGGATTTATGTGCAATGCAGCTAAAACTACCACTATATAATGACAGTGTATGCAGCCATTGTTTTCCTATCAGTATTATTATTGGACCAGTaagcaaagaaaaacacatttaccaCTCTTCATCAAGGTatttatgaaagtaaaaaaaaaaaaaaaagtgaagtgacgtggaATTTgcactctgcatttaacccacccaagtgcgcacacacacacacactatgaacacacacccggagcagtgggcagccatgtgctgtggcgcctggggagcagttggggtttcggtgccttgctcaagggtctcacctcagttgtggaaTTGAAGGTGGAAGATTCACTCAATGGTCATTCACcccccccaccgacaattcctgacagacctgagactcgaacccacaacaaGACTGACTCTCTAAACATTAGACCACTTCCCCCAATAATCCTCATATACAAAATTATCCGATTACAAGGAGATCAGTGACTCTCCAGGCAAAACTTACTGGAGCACTTCTAATCCAGATGTATAGGAAATTTTCACCTTCACCATTGTCTTCAATTTGTAAAGGACACAcgacttgggggggggggggggttttatatttcttattaataattaataattattaataattattattattaacactgtttaaaaaaaaaaaaaaaaaaaaaaacattggcgtGGCagccaatacaaataataaccCTTTCCTTACCTAAATCCCATGTAAAGTGCGTTTGGACCAGGCTCGGTTGCTGAATCACATGTGTGCTTCTGaaattattatctatatattttctatatagtGTAGTAGTTGGCTTTGTCTGTGTCATACCTTGCTGCTTATCaagcaagaaaaacattttttatttaaattttgaatatattatcGTATACAGCATGCAAAGAGTGCTCccttcaaatttattaaaaacaatcgCTCATTAATCACGATTTTACAAAGTAAAaacgaaaacaaacaaacaaaaaaaaacaacgaacATGACCACacgatgaaactttttttttatgtatttgttagaAAGAAGTTATGAGCATGATAGAACTCAGCACTGGACAAAAAAACGGTGACTGGAGCGGTGAGTGCATGGATTCCAACCTAAACTCCTCTAATTGGCCATTGCGTtatcaaaattaacaaatatgtctgtgattggctaaatTGCTCACCTCCAAAGAAGAAGATACAGTACACTGGATTGTTTGCCAAATCTATTTCGTTATGCAATTATTAAGAAGAAAACAGAGGTTATGGGCAGCTTTTCCATCTAAAAGTAAGCAGAAGCAACAGCAGTCAGTTGTATGAGTAAGATTATAATACATGCTAAACTCAAGTCCGACTGTCCCCCTCAGTCTGAAGGCGCCGGGCctttattgattttgattgaaattatttaataattactgtatatacagatgcattttgacattttgtataattattaataaacaatagtaCAAAATAAACTGTTATATGTAAGAGTATATCAATCTTATTAAATTAATACCTTCTGTAAAAAATATAGTACAATAATTAATGATACCCAAGGCAAAAATGTTAATGAACTCATGTTAatgaatcttattgtaaagttctTTTGATTTTACAAACAACTGCCAGAAAATGAGAAACATAATTTCTCCATAACATCTATTTAATCTGAAGTGACCTGCATATtaaagcacaataataataaatcaatgaatagattaatattaattcaGTAATTCGACAATTGAatgtaaaacactaaaaacactttAGGCTTCATGGGtgtaaatgtctctctctctctctctctttgtctctgtcacacacacacacacacacacacacacacacacacacacacacacacacacacacacacacacacacacacacacacacacacacacacacagtgcttttgttgttttatcgAGAAATGGATTACAGTAAACTCTGAAGCCCTGTTATGAACATCATGGcttgttatttataaaatgtgcacCTGAGGGTGCTGTTAACACCTGTGGCTACATGCAGAGATGATCCTCAAGTGCATCAATCATTCATTAAAGGTGCAAAACAAACACAGGCAAACACATACAACAGTCTGATGCAACAGCTGCTGCTTTCTATTCAGtgatttaatagttatttaataatttaatatagaaattaatCAATCCAATAAAATAATCCAAAAGTGgcgaacaaaaaataaataataaataaaaggaagaGTGTGTGAGCTTTCAAAAATAACTAGGCAACTATAGTTTGCATAATTTTAACCTTTGTTTGGATCATAAAATAAATCGGCCTACATGAGGTGATGTTGAGCAGTTACAGTATGGCATTAATTTATTCACATCATTATATGAAACAATAAACATTGCTTCAACTTACTTGaaaagttacaataaaatatttaagatttttattgttaGGCTTTACCTTTGTGTGTAGATGTTTTGTTTCAGATGTTTTAATCTGAGGTGTGCTGTAAaccattttaattattcactttGTGAATCACCTCCATGATAATACATTTGAAACTTACACATAGTTCTGTATGACTGTCCTCTTTTTGtcattatgtttttgatttatatcAACACAGATTCAGCATGACTAATAAAAGATTTGTGATTCTTGCTCAATTTTCCTTATGAGCTAATGCAACACaactgaaaattttgtcactTAAACTTACTGTGTGTAAAAGAGTTTGCTTAGTTGTTAGATTCTGACAAAACCGGCATTTGAACAAAGTATAATTATAAAGGAATGATACTCAATGAAACACactacataatattaaaatacatgtagTGTAAATTATAAACTATTATGATTATGTACCTTTATGACTTTATAAACAATTGCCATTTTTGTGAAATTGTTCTCAGAATGATGGCTTATTAGTTTAATTACAATTGATGTTCTGTAAAAATATTGACCAGAGAGGATGCTGgctgaaatattttcagagttAAGATGAGTTTAACTGTCTTTTTAAACCAGGGGTAAAATAAAGCATAGACCATAGGATTTAGACCTGAGTTCATATACATGAACCATGTCAAAACATTTATGGTTGTGGAAGAAGCTGCTGATATGGAACAGATATAGTATGGAATCCAACAAAGCAGATAAACTGTGACAATGATTCCTAATGTCAGAGCAGCTTTGCTCTCAGATTTCCTCCTCACTGAACTTTCCATTACAGATTTACCACTCTTCATCAGGGTGTTTATAACTTTCACTTGCTGATGTACAACATAGAAAATCCTCAAATATAAAGATATGATTAGgatacaaggaaaaataaaagacatgaacagATCAGTGACTATCCAAGCAAAACCCACCAAAACAGAACACTCTCCATAAcacatgtgtgttttgtgagAAATGTTATTAATAACGAAGGCAGTGTTATAAGTTGAGGAGCAAACCCAGCTCAAACAGAtgcttattaatgttttagtCATGGTTATTTTCTGTGGGTACAGTAAAGGGTGACAAACAGCCACATAACGATCAAtagcaattaaaactaaattactaagaGATGCTGAGAGAAGCATCCAAATAAGTATTGAATAGAGTCCACAGAAAGTGTCTCCAAAGTACCAACACATCTCAATCAGCTTTGTGGCCTCTATGGGCATCACAAGTCCAATAAGCAAGTCAGCCACAGCTAGAGAGAGAATAAGCAGGTTGGTTGGAGTGTGAAGCTtcttgaagtgagagatggagatgatcaccagcaggttcagaaacacaGTCCATGCTGACAACACTGATACAAACACATAAATGATATTGTATTCATGACTGGAGCGTTTTCCCTTGATACATGATGAGTTGATGGCAGGAAAGCAGTATTGAATCTCATGATCCTCATAGGCCATGAGTGAGTCTCCTCCTgttaggagtttgttctgctctctGTACTGTCCTTTCTTTTATACAGTGTCTGGATCAGACTGACCAACCCATCTACCGCCCACACTGATGctgcataatgaattaattttttttttcctccaacacTTTCAACCTTGATGTGACCATTTAGGACCTAGTATTCCtgctatatgatatatatatatatgtaatatatatatatacattttttaatttttgtaatttttattttgccattaattatCTAGACTATGGTGGCCCTCATGAGTCTTATCTGTTCCACCCCAGTTTCATAatgaaccaaaaatatatatatatattttttacattttcattgtggCTGTCCtctactaaagatttttctggttgactagtagttcattttaagcattatttgactaatcacacatttttaataaattatttaaatcatgctaatgagcctttaattgcctacatagcctaataagcactcaagcacacacataaagcttgccacagcacactgGCAGAAGTAAGGatgatgaatgtgtcagggaaaaacagtaagattaaactgcattaacattttaataatctattgatAAACTAGTGGTTTCAGTTTAAGAGAAGAATTCGGCGACACTTACTTGTCATCTCCACAGTAGTGGATGTGCCTGCATGCaagtttcatacagattacataatctgagaattaattaattaatttatttatagatttgaaagtagacatttcaatctctctctctctctctctctctctctctctctctctcgcctctctctctctctctctcctatatcctccctctctctctctctctctctctctctctctatatctcccctatatatatatatatattatagctatatattatatatatatattaatatatatagatctattatatatatatatatacacactatatatacacagacatatatagatatatatatatatatatatatgtatgtgtatatatgtatgtgtatatatagatatatatatatatatatatatcacacacacacacacacacatatatatatatatatatatatatatatatatatatatatatatatacacacacacaatacatatatagtatatatatatataatatatatatatatattaaaatatatatataaaaaaatacacgaATATATACATGAAACGGAGTCTCAGTCTGTCTCCTAGGCTGGTGTGATCTCAGCTCACTGCAACCTCCACCTCCCGGGTTCAAGTGATTCTCCTGTCTCAGCCTcctgagtaatatatatatatatatatatatatatatattctatatatatatatatatatatatatatatatatatatatatatacagtatatacatatacatatatatacacatatataatatatattatatcatatatatatatatatataatataatattatacacatattatatatatatacatatatcatacacatatatatatatatatatatacacacatatatataatatatatataatatcatatacacatatatagacacatatatatatatacacacacaacatatatacatatatatatatatatatatacacccatatatatatatatatacaccacatatatatatatatatacacacatatatatataatatatacacacacatatatatatacataccacacacatatatatacacaccacacaatatcatatatacacacacacacatatatatatacacacacatatatatatacacacatatagatatatacacaccattatatattatatatatacacacatatatatatatatacacacacataatatatatacacacttatatatatatacacacttatatatatatatatacactatatatattatatatatatatatatacacacatatatatagatatacacacacatatatatctatatatatatacacacatatatatatatatatatatatatatatatatatatataacagatattatatatatatatatatacacatatatatatatatatatatacacatatatacacatataatatttttttaaagaaatatttttttaaagattacatcatatatatatatatatatattatatatatatatatatatatatatatatatatatatatatatataatatatatatatatatatatacacacacatatatatatatatacacatatatatatatatatatatacacatatacatatatacatatatatatatatatatatatacacatatacatatatatatacacatatacatatatatatacacatatacatatatatatatacacatatacatatatacacatacacatatatatacacatacacatatatatacacatatacatatatacacatatacatatatatacatatatacacatatatatatatacacaaagatatatatatatatatatatatatatacacaaatatatatatataccacacacatatatataatattacacacacacagatatatatacacacacactatatacacactatatctatatatctatacacacacatatatatatatacaccatagatatatatacacacttatatatatatatatatatatatatacacacacatatatatatacacacacacacatatacatatatatatatacacacacatacatatatatatatacacacacatacatatatatatatacatatacacatatatatacatatatatatatatatatatattatatatatacacatatagagtataatatacacatatatatatattatatatatataatatatatatatatatatacacataaaaatatatatacacacacatacatatatacacacacatacacacatatatacacacatatatacatatacacacatatacatatacacacatatacatatacacacatatacatatatatatatatatacacacatatatatatacacacatattctatatatatatatatacacatatatatatatacaccacatatatatatatatatatatatatatatacacatatatatatatatatgatatacacacatatatatatatacacacacacacatatatatacacagacacacatatacacacacacacatatatatataacaccaccatatatatatacacatatattatatatatacacacacacatatatacatatatatatacacacatatacatatatatatatacacacacatatatacatatatatacacacatatatacacatatatacatatatacacacacacatatatatatacatatacacatagaCTACTGTTCAACAGTCTGGGGtcagttatatatatacacatatacatatatatatatacatatatatacacatacagtatatacacatatatatatatatatatatatatatatatatatatatatatatatatatataccacatatacatatatatatacacatatacatatatatagaacacagatacatatatatatatagatatatatatatatatatatctttatacacatatatatatacatatatatatacacatatatatatatatattatataatatatatatatatacacatatatatatataacacctatacatatatatatatacacatatacatatatataacacatatacatatatatatatatatatatatatatatataacacatatatatatatatatatatatacacatatatatacatatatacatatatatatatatatatatacacatatatataacataatatatatatatatacacatatatatatatatatatatatatatatatatatatacacatatatatatatacacccatatatatatatatacacattatatatatatatatatagatatatatatatatatatataatatatatagatacacatatatatatatatacacacatatatatatatatacacatatatatatatatacacatatattatatatatatatatatagatatatatatattagatataatatataatatatatatatatataca carries:
- the LOC122146528 gene encoding trace amine-associated receptor 13c-like; the encoded protein is MAYEDHEIQYCFPAINSSCIKGKRSSHEYNIIYVFVSVLSAWTVFLNLLVIISISHFKKLHTPTNLLILSLAVADLLIGLVMPIEATKLIEMCWYFGDTFCGLYSILIWMLLSASLSNLVLIAIDRYVAVCHPLLYPQKITMTKTLISICLSWVCSSTYNTAFVINNISHKTHMCYGECSVLVGFAWIVTDLFMSFIFPCILIISLYLRIFYVVHQQVKVINTLMKSGKSVMESSVRRKSESKAALTLGIIVTVYLLCWIPYYICSISAASSTTINVLTWFMYMNSGLNPMVYALFYPWFKKTVKLILTLKIFQPASSLVNIFTEHQL